One part of the Deltaproteobacteria bacterium genome encodes these proteins:
- a CDS encoding Stp1/IreP family PP2C-type Ser/Thr phosphatase — protein MTTIQATGWGATDVGRRRERNEDDFHLGDDLQLYIVADGMGGHLGGGMASKMAVAVMARVIRQLVEDPDTTIESGEIRLQGHDPASILQYAIQCASRDIYERAQHDPHLRGMGTTVVVLWIRGGIAYVANVGDSRGYLRRGEELLQLTVDHSLVGEQIRAGLLSEQDARSHRLKNIITRSVGFQPVVDVDVDCRPVRSGDCFLLCTDGLTNMVPDAQLRQVLADNPLSEACRCLIDLANQAGGDDNITVVLASVSGTAEASLSEPTEQWDEPTEHIGEKE, from the coding sequence GTGACAACCATTCAAGCGACGGGCTGGGGCGCGACCGATGTCGGGCGGCGACGGGAACGCAACGAAGACGATTTCCATCTGGGAGATGACCTCCAATTGTATATCGTGGCCGACGGCATGGGCGGCCATTTGGGCGGCGGCATGGCGAGCAAAATGGCCGTCGCCGTGATGGCGCGAGTGATTCGCCAACTCGTTGAAGATCCGGACACCACCATCGAATCGGGCGAAATTCGTCTCCAAGGCCACGATCCGGCCTCCATTCTGCAATATGCCATTCAATGTGCCAGTCGCGACATTTACGAACGCGCGCAACACGATCCGCACTTGCGGGGGATGGGAACGACGGTCGTCGTGCTCTGGATTCGCGGCGGCATTGCCTATGTCGCGAACGTCGGCGATTCGCGCGGCTATTTGCGGCGGGGTGAAGAGTTGTTGCAACTCACGGTGGACCATTCGCTGGTGGGCGAGCAAATCCGCGCCGGACTGCTGTCGGAACAAGATGCGCGGTCGCATCGGCTGAAAAATATCATCACGCGTTCGGTCGGTTTCCAGCCGGTCGTCGATGTCGATGTCGATTGTCGACCAGTCCGGAGCGGCGATTGTTTCCTGCTCTGCACCGATGGCTTGACCAACATGGTGCCAGATGCGCAGTTGCGGCAAGTGTTGGCGGACAATCCGTTGTCGGAAGCGTGTCGCTGTCTGATCGATCTCGCGAATCAGGCCGGCGGCGATGACAATATCACCGTCGTGTTGGCTTCCGTGTCGGGCACGGCGGAAGCGAGTTTGTCGGAACCGACGGAGCAATGGGACGAGCCGACGGAACATATTGGAGAAAAAGAATGA
- a CDS encoding replication-associated recombination protein A → MEPLAERLRPRRFDEFVGQEHLVGPEGPIRRALEAKQLPSMILWGPPGSGKTTLASLLGRIAQAEFHHLSAVLSGVDDLRKLLHRIEAERNGLFPQRHILFVDEIHRWNKAQQDALLPYVERGTVTLIGATTENPSFEIISPLLSRCTVYCLYPLRAEDLRAITERTLTTLHRTAEADAITLAIAAAEGDARRLINLLELSATLHGDSETARATSLTPETLLRAAQQQPLRYDKSGEEHYNLISAFIKSMRGSDPNAAVYYLARMYEAGEDPRFLARRMVIFASEDISDADAHALPMAVAAFQAYEIVGQAEGWIPLAHAAIYLATAPKSNATYSAYKAAKADVTTHGALAVPLHLRNAPTKLMKELGYGKDYKYPHSEPATDQTYLPEALRRQQYYRLK, encoded by the coding sequence ATGGAACCGCTGGCGGAACGGCTCCGCCCCCGACGCTTCGATGAATTCGTCGGCCAAGAACATCTGGTCGGTCCGGAAGGTCCGATTCGGCGTGCGCTGGAGGCCAAACAGCTCCCCTCGATGATCCTATGGGGACCGCCCGGCAGCGGCAAGACCACGTTGGCCAGCTTGCTCGGTCGCATCGCGCAAGCGGAATTTCATCACCTTTCGGCGGTATTGAGCGGCGTGGACGATTTGCGCAAGCTGCTGCATCGGATCGAGGCGGAGCGAAACGGCCTCTTTCCACAACGCCATATCCTGTTTGTCGACGAAATCCATCGCTGGAATAAGGCCCAACAGGACGCGTTGCTCCCCTACGTGGAGCGCGGCACGGTCACGCTCATCGGCGCGACGACCGAAAACCCGTCGTTTGAAATCATTAGTCCGCTCCTCTCCCGCTGCACCGTCTATTGTCTTTACCCGCTGCGAGCCGAAGACTTGCGCGCGATTACCGAACGGACGTTGACGACGCTACACCGCACGGCCGAAGCGGATGCGATCACGCTCGCGATCGCCGCCGCGGAGGGCGACGCCCGACGTCTCATTAATTTGCTCGAACTGTCGGCCACATTGCACGGCGACAGCGAGACGGCGCGCGCCACGTCGCTAACGCCGGAGACGTTGCTGCGGGCGGCCCAGCAACAACCACTCCGTTACGATAAATCGGGTGAAGAGCACTACAATCTGATTTCGGCGTTCATTAAAAGCATGCGCGGCTCCGACCCGAACGCGGCGGTCTACTACTTGGCCCGGATGTATGAAGCGGGCGAAGACCCGCGCTTCTTGGCCCGCCGCATGGTGATCTTCGCCAGCGAAGATATCAGCGATGCGGACGCGCACGCGTTGCCGATGGCGGTCGCGGCGTTTCAGGCATACGAGATCGTCGGCCAAGCCGAGGGATGGATCCCGCTCGCGCACGCGGCGATTTATTTGGCCACCGCACCGAAGTCGAATGCCACATATTCGGCCTACAAGGCCGCGAAGGCCGATGTTACGACCCACGGCGCGTTGGCGGTCCCGTTACATTTGCGCAACGCACCGACCAAGTTGATGAAAGAATTAGGCTACGGCAAGGATTACAAATATCCGCACAGCGAACCCGCCACCGATCAAACGTACCTCCCCGAAGCGCTGCGCCGACAACAGTATTACCGCTTAAAATAG
- a CDS encoding type II toxin-antitoxin system VapC family toxin: MSSAFYFDSSALVKRYVREAGSSVVETIFRKNAQIVTAGLTYCELYACFGRLVRLGDATREQMIGVCAAFEADWTQCTIIELTATVRKLVPKMTSSTALRGGDVVQLCSALRAAEVVDHLRFVAADLRLLNAAKGCGLRVIDPTAQ, translated from the coding sequence GTGAGTTCCGCCTTCTACTTCGATTCCAGTGCGTTGGTGAAACGCTACGTGCGCGAGGCGGGGAGTTCGGTTGTCGAAACCATCTTCCGCAAGAATGCACAAATTGTGACTGCCGGACTGACGTATTGCGAACTCTACGCTTGTTTCGGGCGACTCGTACGGCTGGGCGACGCGACGCGGGAGCAAATGATCGGTGTGTGCGCCGCCTTTGAAGCCGATTGGACGCAGTGCACGATCATTGAATTAACGGCGACGGTCCGGAAGTTGGTGCCGAAAATGACTTCCAGCACGGCCTTGCGAGGTGGGGATGTCGTGCAACTCTGTTCCGCACTCCGGGCCGCAGAGGTTGTCGACCACTTGCGCTTTGTCGCGGCCGACTTGCGCTTGTTGAACGCCGCCAAGGGGTGTGGATTGCGAGTGATTGATCCCACTGCGCAGTGA
- a CDS encoding type II toxin-antitoxin system prevent-host-death family antitoxin, with amino-acid sequence MEKVNVATLKNKLSHYLRVVRNGARIVVTDHGVPVARLVPLQAMGEESPAERMAGLHEAGEVGHYCLEPQFAKAKPLALNGDLASRLIREDRDARL; translated from the coding sequence ATGGAAAAAGTCAATGTGGCCACATTAAAAAACAAGTTAAGCCATTACCTGCGGGTCGTGCGCAACGGCGCGCGCATTGTCGTGACGGACCATGGCGTTCCGGTGGCGCGCCTCGTGCCATTGCAGGCCATGGGCGAGGAATCGCCGGCGGAGCGGATGGCGGGATTGCATGAGGCGGGAGAAGTCGGGCACTATTGCTTGGAACCTCAATTTGCCAAGGCAAAGCCGCTCGCGCTGAACGGGGACCTGGCCTCACGGTTGATCCGTGAGGATCGGGATGCACGGTTGTGA
- the era gene encoding GTPase Era, whose amino-acid sequence MNFRCGFVALLGRPNVGKSSLCNRLVGEDVAIVTAKPQTTRHRIIGIATNERAQLILVDTPGIHETNKPLNQAMVETARVAGADADCICLVSDAREWGAEERALLAAVRSADPIIVRNKSDLLTSGAVTTPSDLQGLPIHLVSATSGDGLDALRAALEARVPEGPALYDAALYTERPVRFLAAELVRKAAFELLHEEIPYGLAVEIESFKEEGRLTRIHALLIVDRESHKRIVVGQHGQMIRAIGTAARPPIEQLVGGQVYLELFVKVKPGWTKDLAELRRMGLKTT is encoded by the coding sequence ATGAACTTCCGTTGCGGATTCGTCGCGCTGCTCGGACGGCCGAACGTCGGCAAGTCGTCGCTCTGCAATCGCTTGGTCGGCGAAGACGTCGCGATCGTCACCGCCAAACCGCAGACCACGCGGCATCGCATCATCGGGATCGCCACGAATGAACGAGCGCAATTGATCCTGGTCGACACGCCCGGCATTCACGAAACGAATAAACCGTTGAATCAAGCCATGGTCGAGACCGCACGTGTCGCCGGGGCCGACGCCGATTGCATCTGTCTCGTGAGCGACGCGCGGGAGTGGGGAGCGGAAGAACGGGCGTTGTTGGCCGCAGTGCGCTCGGCCGATCCGATCATCGTGCGGAATAAAAGCGATCTGCTGACGAGCGGTGCCGTGACTACGCCGTCGGATCTGCAAGGGCTGCCGATCCATCTGGTCTCGGCGACTTCGGGCGACGGTCTCGACGCGCTGCGCGCCGCGCTGGAAGCGCGTGTCCCGGAAGGCCCGGCGCTGTACGACGCGGCCCTCTATACGGAGCGGCCGGTGCGGTTTCTGGCTGCGGAATTGGTGCGCAAGGCCGCGTTCGAATTGTTGCACGAGGAAATTCCGTATGGTCTGGCCGTGGAGATCGAATCGTTCAAAGAAGAGGGCCGTCTGACGCGGATCCACGCGCTCTTAATCGTCGATCGGGAATCCCACAAGCGGATCGTGGTCGGCCAACACGGCCAAATGATCCGCGCGATCGGCACCGCCGCACGACCGCCGATCGAACAGCTGGTCGGCGGTCAAGTGTATCTGGAGCTCTTCGTTAAAGTGAAACCGGGATGGACCAAAGACCTCGCCGAACTGCGCCGCATGGGCCTTAAAACCACATAG
- the rnc gene encoding ribonuclease III — MDISREEKQRLKVLEKRFSYTFRRRHHLKRALTHRSYANEQRLPATDHNERYEYLGDAVLSLAVSHLLMELFPEQPEGELSKLRAAIVNEQQLAELARTVQLGEFLYLGKGEELTGGRDKTSLLADCYEAVLGGIYSDRGFGHAFAVIKKQYRAILQLAREGEMIRDFKTRLQEVVQSRYRVIPRYRLMRESGPDHSKTFEVHLFVSEELYGAGEGSSKKAAEQAAAKAALEKLGAV, encoded by the coding sequence ATGGATATCAGTCGTGAAGAAAAACAGCGTTTGAAAGTGCTGGAAAAGCGCTTCAGCTATACGTTTCGGCGGCGGCATCATTTAAAGCGCGCGCTGACGCATCGCTCGTACGCCAACGAGCAGCGACTCCCGGCGACAGATCACAACGAGCGCTATGAATACTTGGGCGACGCCGTCCTCTCGCTGGCCGTCAGCCACTTACTGATGGAACTCTTTCCGGAACAACCGGAAGGGGAACTCTCGAAACTGCGCGCTGCGATCGTGAACGAACAACAATTGGCGGAACTGGCCCGCACGGTGCAGTTGGGCGAATTCCTCTATCTCGGAAAAGGCGAGGAACTGACCGGCGGCCGGGATAAGACCTCGTTGCTGGCGGATTGTTACGAAGCCGTGTTGGGCGGCATTTATTCCGACCGCGGTTTCGGCCACGCGTTCGCCGTGATCAAGAAACAATATCGGGCCATTCTCCAATTGGCGCGGGAAGGCGAGATGATTCGCGATTTCAAGACCCGTCTCCAAGAAGTCGTCCAGAGTCGGTATCGCGTGATCCCGCGCTATCGTTTAATGCGAGAGTCCGGGCCGGATCACAGCAAGACATTCGAAGTCCATCTCTTCGTCAGCGAAGAGCTGTACGGCGCGGGCGAAGGGAGCAGCAAGAAGGCGGCCGAACAAGCCGCCGCCAAGGCCGCGCTCGAAAAGTTGGGTGCGGTATGA
- the mnmA gene encoding tRNA 2-thiouridine(34) synthase MnmA, whose translation MHAWLPSGTRVAVAMSGGVDSSVAAALLQEAGCDVLGVTMTLWSCHRSARAVKQTCCSTADVADARAVCERLGIPHCVVDFRSEFRERVIDHFAAEYAQARTPIPCIGCNQHFKFDRLWDVVQREHGAVYLATGHYAQIARDVAGAPLSLCRGRDAKKDQTYYLFVMTRAQLQHSLFPLGALTKTEVRAHAQRLGLVTAEKPESFEICFVPDNDYAGFLEDYYPHATGRPGAFLDTEGAVLGQHRGTHAYTIGQRRGLGVSGSERRYVTAIDPLLATVTLGTAAEVLGTRLSANGVNWICPQPAAGETLRATAKIRAQHTPASCRVTVDGVETLHVEFDTPQSAITPGQAVVLYDGDVVLGGGWIEKSA comes from the coding sequence ATGCATGCTTGGTTGCCATCCGGGACTCGTGTGGCCGTCGCGATGAGCGGCGGCGTGGACAGTTCCGTCGCGGCGGCGTTGTTGCAAGAGGCCGGTTGCGACGTGCTCGGCGTTACGATGACGCTGTGGAGTTGTCATCGTTCTGCGCGCGCGGTGAAGCAGACGTGTTGCTCGACCGCCGACGTGGCGGATGCCCGCGCGGTCTGCGAACGGCTCGGGATTCCGCATTGCGTTGTGGATTTTCGCAGCGAATTCCGCGAACGCGTCATTGATCATTTCGCGGCCGAATATGCGCAGGCGCGCACGCCGATCCCGTGCATCGGCTGTAATCAACATTTCAAGTTCGATCGTCTTTGGGATGTCGTGCAGCGCGAGCACGGTGCCGTCTATTTGGCCACCGGCCACTATGCGCAGATCGCGCGCGATGTCGCGGGCGCGCCGCTCTCGCTGTGCCGCGGACGCGACGCGAAGAAAGACCAAACCTATTATCTGTTCGTGATGACACGGGCGCAGCTGCAACACAGCCTGTTTCCGCTCGGCGCGTTGACCAAGACGGAAGTGCGCGCGCACGCGCAGCGCCTTGGACTGGTGACGGCCGAAAAACCGGAGAGTTTCGAAATCTGTTTTGTCCCCGACAACGATTACGCCGGATTTCTGGAAGATTACTATCCGCACGCCACGGGCCGACCCGGCGCATTCCTCGATACCGAGGGTGCCGTGTTGGGACAACATCGCGGGACGCATGCGTACACCATCGGCCAACGGCGGGGACTCGGCGTCAGCGGTTCGGAGCGCCGCTATGTCACGGCGATCGATCCATTGCTGGCGACGGTGACGCTCGGAACGGCCGCGGAGGTGTTAGGAACGCGGCTGTCGGCCAATGGTGTGAACTGGATTTGTCCGCAACCGGCCGCGGGCGAGACGCTGCGTGCTACCGCGAAGATCCGCGCCCAACACACCCCAGCGTCGTGCCGCGTGACGGTCGATGGGGTCGAGACGCTGCACGTGGAGTTCGACACGCCGCAATCCGCGATCACACCCGGCCAAGCCGTCGTGTTGTATGACGGCGATGTGGTGTTGGGTGGAGGCTGGATCGAAAAGAGTGCGTAA
- a CDS encoding NAD(P)(+) transhydrogenase (Re/Si-specific) subunit beta, whose protein sequence is MQHLVEAAYFLTAFLFILGLKQMASPKTARQGIVWAGRAMLLAVLVTVFAPGLHNLFLILTAALLGAVLAWVAGKRVPMTDMPQMIALYNGMGGGAAAAIAAVELGRGALGGTGLTALAVVGGLIGAIAFSGSLIAFAKLQQLMRERPITFPQQQLFNGLVFLAACVAGVAMIIGLAPAPLWSLLFFTLALLFGILMTLPIGGGDMPVLISLYNALTGMAVGFEGFAMQNAAMIVAGTVVGAAGTLLTVLMARAMNRSISNVLFGAFGQEAAVGAAGTTAEPKTIDLDDAAILLAYASKVLIVTGYGMAIAQAQHKIRELADQLLARGVIVKYAIHPVAGRMPGHMNVLLAEAGVPYEQLFDLEEINPEFPTADVSLVLGANDVVNPAARHNKQSPIFGMPILDVDRSKTVVVVKRGKGRGFAGIDNELFTADNTRMLYGDAQQVANHLVQALKRL, encoded by the coding sequence ATGCAGCATCTCGTTGAAGCCGCCTATTTTCTCACGGCGTTTCTCTTTATCTTGGGGCTCAAGCAGATGGCCTCGCCAAAAACCGCGCGCCAAGGAATCGTTTGGGCCGGGCGTGCCATGCTGCTGGCCGTACTCGTCACCGTCTTCGCACCCGGGTTGCATAACCTCTTCCTTATCCTGACCGCGGCGCTGCTCGGGGCAGTGCTGGCCTGGGTCGCGGGGAAACGGGTCCCGATGACCGACATGCCGCAAATGATCGCGCTCTACAACGGCATGGGCGGTGGTGCGGCGGCGGCCATTGCTGCCGTCGAGTTGGGGCGCGGCGCACTGGGCGGCACGGGCCTCACCGCGTTAGCGGTCGTCGGCGGTCTGATCGGCGCCATCGCATTCAGCGGCAGTCTGATCGCGTTCGCGAAGCTGCAACAATTAATGCGCGAGCGTCCGATCACGTTTCCGCAACAACAGTTGTTCAACGGACTTGTTTTCCTCGCGGCCTGCGTGGCCGGCGTGGCGATGATTATCGGCCTGGCGCCGGCGCCGCTCTGGAGCCTGCTGTTCTTCACGCTCGCGTTGTTGTTCGGTATCCTGATGACGCTCCCGATCGGCGGCGGCGACATGCCGGTCCTGATCTCGCTCTACAATGCCCTTACCGGGATGGCCGTCGGCTTCGAAGGGTTCGCGATGCAAAACGCGGCGATGATCGTCGCCGGAACCGTGGTCGGGGCCGCCGGAACGCTGCTCACCGTGCTGATGGCGCGGGCAATGAATCGTTCCATTAGTAACGTGTTGTTCGGCGCCTTCGGGCAGGAAGCGGCGGTCGGCGCGGCCGGCACGACGGCGGAACCGAAAACCATCGACTTGGACGACGCTGCGATCCTGCTCGCGTATGCCAGCAAGGTCCTGATCGTGACCGGCTACGGAATGGCGATTGCGCAAGCGCAGCACAAAATTCGCGAATTGGCCGACCAGTTACTGGCCCGCGGCGTCATCGTGAAATATGCGATTCATCCCGTCGCGGGGCGGATGCCGGGGCACATGAACGTGCTGCTGGCCGAAGCCGGTGTCCCCTACGAACAACTCTTCGACCTCGAAGAGATCAATCCGGAATTCCCCACGGCGGATGTGAGCTTAGTCCTCGGCGCCAACGACGTCGTCAATCCGGCCGCGCGCCATAACAAACAAAGCCCGATCTTCGGCATGCCGATCCTCGACGTCGACCGTTCCAAGACCGTTGTCGTGGTGAAGCGCGGCAAAGGACGCGGCTTTGCCGGGATCGACAACGAACTCTTCACCGCCGACAACACCCGCATGCTCTACGGCGACGCCCAGCAAGTCGCGAACCATCTCGTACAAGCATTGAAGCGATTGTAG
- a CDS encoding NAD(P) transhydrogenase subunit alpha has product MSAGIWVALYVFLLAAFTGYEVISRVPVILHTPLMSGSNFIHGVVLVGAIVALGHADTPLGKVIGFIGVLLAAMNAAGGYVVTERMLKMFEDHKQKGAGHAASR; this is encoded by the coding sequence ATGAGTGCAGGCATCTGGGTCGCATTGTATGTCTTTCTGTTGGCCGCTTTTACCGGCTACGAAGTGATCAGCCGTGTGCCGGTCATTCTGCACACCCCGCTGATGTCGGGCTCGAACTTCATCCACGGCGTCGTGTTAGTCGGCGCGATCGTCGCATTGGGCCACGCCGATACGCCGCTCGGGAAAGTGATCGGGTTTATCGGAGTGCTACTGGCAGCAATGAACGCGGCCGGTGGGTACGTCGTGACCGAGCGGATGCTCAAGATGTTCGAAGACCACAAACAGAAGGGGGCGGGCCATGCAGCATCTCGTTGA
- a CDS encoding NAD(P) transhydrogenase subunit alpha — MTIQVAVLREREPGERRVAIVPDSVKRLLKAGWAVAVEAGAGAGAYFSDAAYAAAGATVLPDAGAVLRDAALVVTVGPPTSELLQQVRSGALVVGQWFAHRHLDAVRVACERRVTSFAMDLVPRVTRAQSMDVLSSQATVGGYRAVLLAASLSQRFFPMLTTAAGTIRPAQALILGAGVAGLQAIATARRLGAVVSAYDVRRATKEQVESLGARFVDLPLDAEAIGGYARELDEDERKQAEAVVAKHVANADVVIACAQVPGRPSPRLVTEEMVAHMKPGAVIVDLAAEGGGNCACTVPDQVVERHGVRIAGPLHILSDLAEHASTMYARNLEHFVALFKRDGETVTPPWDDEIIQGAALTHDGAVKHGATAQLLTTGGAA; from the coding sequence ATGACCATACAAGTGGCAGTGCTGCGGGAGCGGGAGCCGGGAGAACGGCGCGTGGCGATCGTTCCGGATAGCGTGAAGCGATTACTCAAAGCGGGGTGGGCGGTCGCTGTGGAGGCGGGCGCCGGGGCGGGCGCCTATTTCAGCGACGCGGCCTATGCGGCGGCCGGTGCGACGGTGCTGCCCGATGCGGGCGCTGTGCTGCGCGATGCGGCGCTTGTCGTGACCGTGGGTCCGCCGACGTCGGAACTGCTGCAACAAGTCCGTAGCGGTGCACTGGTCGTGGGGCAATGGTTCGCGCATCGACACCTCGATGCGGTGCGGGTGGCGTGTGAACGACGCGTGACCAGCTTCGCGATGGATTTGGTCCCGCGCGTCACGCGGGCGCAATCGATGGACGTGTTGTCGTCGCAAGCCACAGTCGGTGGCTATCGCGCGGTGTTGTTAGCCGCCAGCCTCTCTCAACGGTTTTTCCCAATGCTGACCACAGCCGCCGGCACGATTCGTCCCGCGCAAGCGCTGATTTTGGGCGCCGGTGTCGCGGGGTTGCAGGCGATTGCCACGGCGCGTCGGCTCGGCGCCGTGGTCAGCGCGTACGATGTGCGACGTGCCACGAAAGAGCAAGTCGAGTCGCTCGGCGCGCGCTTTGTCGATCTGCCGCTCGACGCGGAAGCGATCGGCGGCTACGCGCGGGAGCTAGATGAAGACGAACGGAAACAGGCCGAGGCCGTGGTCGCGAAACATGTGGCCAACGCCGACGTGGTCATCGCGTGCGCTCAAGTCCCGGGCCGCCCCTCGCCACGATTAGTCACCGAAGAGATGGTGGCACATATGAAGCCGGGGGCGGTGATCGTGGACCTCGCGGCGGAAGGCGGCGGCAACTGCGCGTGCACGGTGCCGGACCAAGTGGTCGAACGGCACGGCGTGCGGATTGCCGGGCCGCTCCATATCCTGAGCGACTTAGCGGAACACGCCAGCACGATGTACGCGCGCAATCTGGAACACTTCGTCGCGCTCTTCAAACGGGACGGAGAGACCGTCACTCCGCCGTGGGACGACGAAATCATCCAAGGCGCCGCACTGACGCACGACGGCGCAGTCAAACACGGCGCGACAGCGCAACTATTAACAACGGGAGGTGCGGCATGA
- a CDS encoding undecaprenyl-diphosphate phosphatase, with amino-acid sequence MLLLALLQATVLGIVEGITEFLPISSTGHLIVAGRLVGFEDPNFEIFIQFGAICAVLVMYRRDLWQRLCTGLRGGPNGLVLWNVVLAFLPAAVLGLLFHHHIKHYLFNPFTVALALIVGGLAIIALERRGLAAQTHDLDTMTARQALAVGIGQVLAMWPGFSRAAASILGGMVAGCDRRTATLFSFYLAIPTMLGATVVALASAGGGPASGGGATDQLALAAQLPTYTVGFVVSFGIAWLAIRGLLRYIAHHDFTAFGKYRIGLGAALLLMLWAGWL; translated from the coding sequence ATGCTGCTGCTTGCCCTACTCCAAGCCACCGTCCTCGGCATTGTCGAGGGGATCACGGAATTTCTTCCGATCTCTTCCACCGGTCACTTGATCGTGGCGGGACGGTTGGTCGGTTTTGAAGATCCGAACTTCGAGATCTTCATCCAGTTCGGCGCCATCTGCGCCGTCCTCGTGATGTATCGCCGCGACCTGTGGCAACGGCTCTGCACCGGGCTGCGCGGCGGACCGAATGGCCTCGTACTCTGGAACGTGGTCCTCGCGTTCCTCCCCGCCGCAGTGTTGGGACTGCTGTTTCATCATCACATTAAACACTACCTCTTCAATCCGTTCACCGTCGCGCTCGCGCTGATCGTCGGTGGGCTCGCAATCATCGCGCTGGAACGGCGCGGCCTGGCGGCCCAAACCCATGACCTCGACACCATGACCGCCCGCCAAGCCCTCGCCGTCGGGATCGGCCAAGTCCTGGCGATGTGGCCCGGCTTCTCCCGCGCCGCGGCCTCGATCCTCGGCGGCATGGTTGCCGGCTGCGACCGCCGCACCGCGACGCTCTTTTCGTTTTATCTCGCGATCCCCACCATGCTCGGCGCCACGGTCGTCGCGCTCGCTTCCGCCGGAGGCGGACCCGCCTCTGGCGGGGGGGCCACCGACCAACTCGCGCTCGCCGCGCAACTCCCCACATACACCGTCGGCTTCGTCGTCTCGTTCGGCATCGCATGGCTCGCGATTCGCGGACTGCTCCGCTACATCGCCCATCACGACTTCACCGCGTTCGGCAAATATCGCATTGGACTTGGAGCCGCGCTCCTCCTCATGCTATGGGCGGGGTGGTTATGA
- the corA gene encoding magnesium/cobalt transporter CorA, translated as MGGVVMIRCTMYVDGVMREDIPLAEISEIIPDPKNQVWLDLEGESVDQIALLREEFGFHELSLEDCFKAGQRAKIDEYPGYYFLVFYSPALRSDDGDIDAHELHCFVGSNYVVTTHRHPMPALRLAHQRWSQNPAMLNQGVGFLVYTIMDAIIDEYFPLLDHLNDSIEALEDRVLDGDPEATLKEIFRLKKNLLFARRILAPKRDIFNILARRDQPLFSPQTQFYLRDVYDHLIRLLEQVDTQRDMVASLREASISMISNRLNSVMKTLTVIATVLMTLSLIAGIYGMNFDFMPELHWHWGYPAVLGMMAVSGIAMVSYFRRRKWF; from the coding sequence ATGGGCGGGGTGGTTATGATCCGTTGTACGATGTATGTCGACGGCGTGATGCGGGAAGATATCCCGCTGGCCGAGATCAGCGAGATTATCCCCGATCCAAAGAATCAGGTCTGGCTCGACCTGGAAGGCGAATCGGTCGACCAGATCGCGCTGCTGCGTGAGGAATTCGGCTTTCACGAGCTCTCGCTCGAAGACTGTTTCAAGGCCGGCCAACGCGCCAAGATCGACGAATATCCTGGTTACTATTTTCTGGTCTTCTATTCGCCGGCGCTGCGCAGCGACGACGGCGACATCGACGCCCACGAACTGCACTGCTTCGTCGGCAGCAATTACGTCGTCACGACGCACCGCCATCCGATGCCGGCGCTGCGCCTAGCCCACCAACGTTGGTCGCAAAATCCGGCAATGCTCAATCAAGGCGTCGGGTTCCTGGTCTACACGATCATGGACGCGATCATCGACGAGTACTTTCCGCTGCTGGACCACTTGAACGATTCCATCGAAGCGCTCGAAGATCGCGTCCTCGACGGCGATCCGGAAGCCACGTTGAAGGAAATTTTTCGCCTCAAAAAAAATCTCCTGTTCGCGCGTCGCATCCTCGCGCCGAAGCGCGATATTTTTAATATCCTGGCGCGCCGCGATCAACCGCTCTTTTCGCCGCAGACCCAATTTTACCTCCGCGACGTCTACGACCACTTGATCCGCCTGTTGGAACAAGTCGACACGCAACGCGACATGGTCGCAAGTCTGCGCGAGGCCTCGATCTCGATGATCTCCAATCGGCTCAATTCGGTGATGAAGACACTCACGGTCATCGCTACGGTCCTGATGACCCTGAGCCTGATTGCCGGGATCTACGGAATGAACTTCGACTTCATGCCGGAACTCCACTGGCACTGGGGTTATCCGGCCGTGCTCGGAATGATGGCCGTCAGCGGCATCGCGATGGTCTCGTATTTTCGTCGGCGCAAGTGGTTTTGA